The following coding sequences lie in one Methanohalophilus levihalophilus genomic window:
- a CDS encoding type III restriction-modification system endonuclease codes for MKLKFKNQAYQTRAVEAVVDCFKGQPNTAGIGYRIDPGIEKAREGKLYQETFLRKGWVDEISGFKNSDLSLSEQQLLENIQEVQRIQNLPQSSSLVKTNVSSLNLDVEMETGTGKTYCYIKSIFEMNKRFGWTKFIVVVPSIAIREGVYKSLEITAEHFQESYGKKAKFFIYNSKQLHNLESFSSDAGINVMVINVQAFNARGKDNRRIYEELDDFQSRRPIDVIKANRPILILDEPQKMEGKKTLDSLKEFNPLFILRYSATHKTQHNKVHRLDALDAYNQKLVKKIAVRGISVKGLSGTNAYLYLESIEVSRQAPVARIELEVKQNKGIKRIIRKLGKGDNLYDLSNELDQYKGFVISDINAVTDTVEFKNGIQLQAGEATGDVNEAALRRIQIREAIKAHFEKEQVLFHQGIKVLTLFFIDEVAKYRVYSDEGEEGGEYAQIFEEEYRDAINELIKDSSTKDDYKKYLENISVDLTHNGYFSIDKKSKRMIDPVTKRTSSETDDVDAYDLILKDKERLLSLKEPTRFIFSHSALREGWDNPNVFVICTLKHSDSTISRRQEVGRGLRIAVNHLGERQDNPATVHQTNVLTVVASESYKDFVAALQSDISESLSERPRVANEAYFTGKVLPVDGGNVEVTPQMAKQIYRYLLKNDYTDDNDHIVQEYHEAVKNETLAPLPEDLEPYKEQVFQLIESVYSDARALEIANDRGAKTNPLNDNFEKQEFKELWNRINRKAVYSVKFDSSELIDKCVETLNKELHVTPLEYTVQRGVQADDIDYEQMKSGNGFEIIETSKDDYGTKSIHSVVKYDLIGKIAESVQLTRKTVTGILSSIEKSVFEKFKTNPESFISETIRLISEQKATIIIERLSYDTITEMHDIDIFTDNQSNQDFSKAGDPLKRHIYDYVITDSEIERKFATELDTSSEVVVYAKLPKGFSIPTPVGNYNPDWAIAFKEGTLKHIYFVAETKGSMSSMQLRRIEETKIECARKFFDEINRKIDPDKVKYDVVDSYGKLMEIVRQ; via the coding sequence ATGAAACTAAAGTTCAAAAATCAGGCCTATCAGACACGTGCCGTTGAAGCGGTGGTGGACTGTTTCAAAGGGCAACCCAATACTGCAGGAATCGGTTATCGTATCGATCCGGGTATTGAGAAAGCCAGAGAAGGAAAACTTTACCAGGAAACCTTTTTGCGAAAAGGATGGGTAGATGAAATATCGGGTTTTAAGAACAGTGACCTTTCACTCTCCGAACAGCAACTTCTTGAGAACATACAGGAGGTTCAGCGTATTCAGAATCTTCCACAATCCAGCAGTCTTGTAAAGACAAATGTTTCATCGCTTAATCTGGATGTGGAGATGGAAACCGGGACAGGTAAGACATATTGTTACATCAAGAGTATTTTTGAGATGAACAAGCGATTTGGCTGGACAAAATTCATTGTTGTAGTTCCCAGTATCGCCATTCGTGAAGGTGTCTACAAATCACTTGAAATTACAGCGGAACATTTTCAGGAAAGCTATGGTAAGAAAGCTAAGTTCTTTATATACAATTCCAAGCAGCTTCACAATCTGGAGAGCTTTTCATCCGATGCAGGTATCAACGTAATGGTGATCAATGTTCAGGCATTTAATGCCAGAGGCAAGGATAATCGCCGTATTTATGAAGAACTTGATGATTTTCAGAGTCGTCGTCCAATCGATGTGATAAAAGCTAATCGCCCCATACTAATTCTTGACGAGCCACAAAAAATGGAAGGCAAAAAAACGTTGGATTCACTCAAAGAATTCAATCCTCTCTTTATTCTGAGATATTCAGCAACCCATAAAACACAGCACAATAAAGTTCACAGGCTTGATGCTCTGGATGCATATAATCAGAAACTTGTCAAAAAAATAGCTGTAAGAGGTATTTCTGTTAAAGGTCTGTCAGGAACCAATGCCTATCTCTATCTGGAGTCCATTGAAGTGTCCAGACAGGCTCCTGTTGCCAGAATCGAACTTGAGGTTAAGCAAAATAAGGGAATAAAAAGGATAATCCGTAAACTCGGAAAAGGCGACAATCTTTACGATCTATCCAATGAACTGGATCAATACAAAGGGTTTGTAATTTCCGATATTAATGCTGTAACTGATACGGTTGAATTTAAGAATGGTATCCAGTTACAGGCCGGAGAGGCTACAGGAGACGTTAACGAAGCAGCTCTGAGGCGTATTCAGATTAGAGAAGCGATCAAAGCACACTTTGAAAAAGAGCAGGTTCTTTTCCATCAGGGAATAAAAGTACTGACTCTTTTCTTCATTGATGAAGTTGCCAAATATCGTGTTTATAGCGATGAAGGTGAAGAAGGCGGGGAATATGCCCAGATCTTTGAAGAAGAATATCGGGATGCTATAAATGAGTTAATAAAGGATTCGTCTACAAAAGATGATTATAAAAAGTACCTGGAAAACATCTCTGTTGATCTCACTCACAACGGATATTTTTCCATCGATAAAAAGAGCAAAAGGATGATCGATCCCGTCACAAAAAGGACATCATCCGAAACTGATGATGTCGATGCATACGACCTGATCCTGAAAGACAAGGAGCGTCTTCTTTCTTTAAAAGAACCTACACGTTTTATATTCTCTCACTCTGCACTTCGTGAAGGATGGGACAATCCAAACGTCTTTGTTATCTGTACACTGAAGCACAGTGATAGCACAATTTCACGCAGACAGGAAGTTGGACGTGGACTTCGCATTGCTGTGAATCATCTTGGTGAAAGGCAGGATAATCCTGCAACCGTCCATCAGACAAATGTCCTGACGGTAGTTGCCAGTGAAAGCTATAAGGATTTTGTGGCTGCTTTGCAAAGTGATATCAGTGAATCCCTATCAGAAAGACCACGTGTGGCCAATGAAGCTTATTTCACTGGAAAAGTCTTGCCAGTAGATGGCGGAAATGTTGAAGTTACTCCACAAATGGCTAAGCAGATCTACAGATATCTTCTAAAAAATGACTACACAGATGATAATGACCATATTGTCCAAGAGTATCATGAAGCTGTTAAAAATGAAACACTTGCCCCTCTACCTGAAGATTTAGAACCATATAAAGAGCAGGTTTTTCAGTTGATAGAAAGTGTCTATAGTGATGCTAGAGCACTGGAAATTGCAAATGATCGTGGAGCTAAAACAAATCCATTGAATGATAATTTTGAAAAACAGGAGTTCAAAGAACTGTGGAACCGGATTAATCGGAAAGCAGTTTATAGTGTGAAATTTGACAGTTCCGAACTTATTGATAAATGCGTGGAAACTCTGAACAAAGAATTACATGTAACTCCTCTCGAATACACTGTGCAACGTGGCGTACAGGCTGATGACATTGATTATGAACAGATGAAATCCGGGAATGGCTTTGAGATTATTGAAACATCTAAAGATGACTACGGTACCAAATCCATTCACTCTGTGGTAAAATACGATCTAATTGGAAAAATTGCTGAAAGTGTTCAGCTGACCAGAAAAACTGTAACTGGTATTCTGAGCAGCATTGAAAAATCTGTTTTTGAGAAGTTTAAGACCAATCCTGAAAGTTTCATTTCCGAAACAATCCGCTTGATAAGTGAACAAAAAGCCACTATTATAATTGAGCGCTTAAGCTACGATACAATTACAGAAATGCATGATATTGATATCTTTACGGATAACCAAAGCAATCAGGATTTCAGTAAGGCAGGAGATCCTCTTAAACGACATATCTATGATTATGTCATAACCGATTCTGAAATAGAACGTAAATTTGCCACTGAATTGGACACAAGCTCTGAAGTGGTTGTGTACGCAAAGCTTCCTAAAGGATTCTCAATTCCTACTCCAGTTGGTAATTACAACCCTGATTGGGCGATTGCATTTAAAGAAGGAACTTTGAAGCATATTTATTTCGTAGCTGAAACAAAGGGTTCAATGAGTTCAATGCAATTGAGAAGAATTGAGGAAACAAAAATAGAATGTGCCAGAAAATTCTTCGATGAAATCAACCGCAAAATCGATCCTGACAAAGTGAAGTATGATGTTGTAGACAGTTATGGAAAGCTTATGGAAATTGTCAGACAATAA
- a CDS encoding ATP-binding protein, which yields MEVKLDKDKLVPILEMMGYSTIPGTDVWKKASENLDEFVFWGVDFKKNEIFKWVEDHREYDVPEDPVFMELKILVENLNEQGGEPRSDEPIADQSREDCQEGSTKEENAFPTYENNDSQENNSSQIRDLIHGYVGNDVLEVFGDTGSGKSKFALTVAKEAINSGKKVFYLDTERNLTEADIAGLKGCEYKYTPVIEEIDSICQKLPAVDVVIVDSIGFPILTSYARLSVKQKGDALLKLIAIFGDLKNWAYKNNGIVVVTNQPESEFNKAPNHVLRPFGDKSQFAAKEIWKTEIVDRKPAYTNIRISAFRSRSVGHRTKITNMKISSNGVELKA from the coding sequence ATGGAAGTGAAACTTGACAAGGACAAACTTGTACCTATCCTTGAAATGATGGGATACAGTACCATTCCCGGCACTGATGTCTGGAAAAAAGCCAGTGAGAATCTCGATGAGTTCGTATTCTGGGGAGTTGATTTCAAGAAAAATGAGATATTCAAATGGGTAGAAGACCACCGGGAATACGATGTACCTGAAGACCCTGTTTTCATGGAACTCAAAATACTTGTAGAAAATTTAAATGAACAAGGTGGTGAACCTCGTTCAGACGAACCTATCGCCGACCAAAGCAGAGAGGATTGTCAGGAAGGATCCACCAAAGAAGAAAACGCATTCCCCACTTATGAAAATAACGATAGCCAAGAAAACAACTCATCACAGATACGGGACCTTATCCACGGATATGTAGGGAACGATGTCCTTGAGGTATTTGGGGACACAGGCAGTGGAAAATCAAAGTTCGCTTTGACCGTTGCAAAAGAGGCCATTAATTCAGGAAAGAAGGTATTCTACCTTGACACTGAGAGGAATCTGACAGAAGCGGATATTGCAGGTCTCAAGGGCTGTGAATACAAATACACCCCGGTGATCGAGGAGATCGATTCCATATGCCAGAAGCTTCCTGCGGTGGATGTGGTCATTGTGGATTCCATCGGTTTCCCAATCCTCACATCATATGCAAGGCTCAGTGTCAAACAGAAAGGGGATGCTTTGCTGAAGCTCATCGCCATATTCGGTGACCTGAAGAACTGGGCCTACAAGAACAATGGTATTGTTGTCGTCACGAACCAGCCGGAGAGCGAGTTCAACAAAGCTCCAAACCACGTACTCAGGCCCTTTGGAGATAAAAGTCAGTTCGCAGCCAAGGAGATATGGAAGACGGAGATCGTGGACCGCAAACCTGCATATACCAACATCCGCATCAGTGCCTTCCGCAGCAGAAGCGTTGGCCACAGGACCAAGATCACGAACATGAAGATCAGTAGCAATGGCGTGGAGCTGAAAGCATGA
- a CDS encoding TOTE conflict system archaeo-eukaryotic primase domain-containing protein, protein MMSSTTRTSPFQTPLVVPRTNQDKRIATAYNLLNAYQEGSYLVHKTTRAGCTTALVAESLNREERFLVVVPTNKIADKTVTEDSIKYSDRDTCNVIRIPSNHACLKNQELCEQYPDLNKLPILPVAESCPECENYYSCPVTQILHEHMSCDGIALTYQKLVALMMASSSRPNTTAEQVLRNISRIHNAVFDEIHEIQYGRSTGMTIYNDARKEGKWLDTARYLPLMEDFEHIRKTVVAFGMLMGEADVQNAVMQTYNNSADDNYFRHKLSKTLKNCYCDMGGENGTKFIMAVYSDIIKLTITRKDYDLSMLDVLDLYKVMNIVMSEQVVIHGIRDRGAIKIMMVAVDRLFTDMLRSFIMSIQNKAERTLLTSATICSHDYDQYFMGKTRPHDITFGTGGDPMETNSKMLILADSKKYGSIGRNSRYNKKHEILDRISTLLALYGDEDCTIITLSIAEAMELKKDLEAFGHPHEVTYYKAPEMMGVSSDSRVMIAVGVADKPSNSFDAICKTKEESLILREEAMHCDTWQAWSRVKDPAGKVPSLVFALGCSAEQCANVVTWGFGRTVEIRPGKNGQKKKVKVVADRNAITFPKIILCRTFEKMLETAKRHKPFKKSSTTLKLNPESCQKAPINYIIGGLWQKVGLVLDCSKSELIKNHLINRFDTFAEQNVNGTQYFRVAVPITDKIIENHIAGKITIGAYSTSKEGTCKWICFDVDAHRKKDDTEEDVIQKEIKAEDDLQNLTSFLDRMQLKYLVESSGSPHSYHVWLFIKEVEVEKAYYFANAIAKEAGFDGEVNPKQRTWNRNNQYGNLVKLPFALHRKHNVFSSIHGWEGETMDIAVYDISDIQIPKTRKNRSRSVKPVNVKLNGVRPCILAALEKDLSGDQGNKMRVAIVREFYNFGMTDKEQLVDLFKGQADFNHGKTEYHVTKIIEREFNVWPRETLLERCPKYMNCENCDRFDCKEAQ, encoded by the coding sequence ATGATGTCAAGCACCACCCGGACATCACCGTTCCAGACCCCTCTTGTCGTTCCCCGCACAAATCAGGACAAGCGCATCGCAACAGCATACAATCTGCTGAACGCATATCAGGAAGGATCGTATCTGGTGCATAAGACCACTCGTGCCGGTTGTACGACAGCGTTGGTAGCCGAATCTCTGAATCGGGAGGAACGTTTTCTAGTCGTTGTCCCGACTAATAAGATTGCCGATAAGACAGTCACAGAGGACTCCATCAAATACTCTGACCGGGATACATGCAATGTTATTCGGATACCCTCCAACCACGCCTGTCTGAAGAACCAGGAGCTCTGCGAGCAATATCCGGATCTTAACAAGTTACCGATCCTGCCTGTTGCTGAGAGTTGTCCGGAATGCGAGAACTACTACTCCTGTCCTGTTACGCAGATACTTCACGAGCACATGTCCTGTGATGGTATCGCACTGACATATCAGAAGCTTGTGGCTCTGATGATGGCATCCAGCAGCAGACCGAATACCACAGCTGAGCAGGTACTGCGGAACATATCCCGCATTCACAACGCTGTTTTCGATGAGATCCATGAGATCCAGTACGGCAGGTCCACGGGCATGACCATCTACAACGATGCCAGAAAGGAAGGAAAATGGCTGGACACTGCGAGGTATCTTCCACTCATGGAGGACTTCGAGCATATCCGCAAGACGGTAGTTGCTTTTGGAATGCTGATGGGGGAGGCAGATGTTCAGAACGCTGTGATGCAGACGTACAATAATTCAGCTGATGATAATTATTTCAGGCACAAGTTGAGCAAGACCCTGAAGAACTGCTATTGTGACATGGGGGGCGAGAATGGTACAAAGTTCATCATGGCAGTGTATAGCGATATCATCAAGCTTACTATCACCAGGAAAGATTATGATCTGTCCATGCTCGACGTGCTTGACCTGTACAAGGTAATGAACATCGTCATGAGCGAACAGGTGGTGATACATGGAATACGTGACCGGGGAGCCATCAAGATAATGATGGTTGCAGTGGACCGGCTGTTCACTGACATGCTCCGGTCCTTTATCATGAGCATTCAGAACAAAGCCGAACGCACACTGTTAACGTCGGCCACCATCTGCAGTCATGATTATGACCAATATTTCATGGGTAAGACACGTCCGCACGACATCACCTTCGGAACGGGAGGGGACCCCATGGAAACCAACTCGAAGATGCTTATCCTTGCGGATTCGAAGAAGTATGGGTCTATCGGCAGGAACTCCCGGTACAACAAGAAACACGAGATATTGGACAGGATAAGCACCCTGCTTGCTCTGTACGGGGATGAGGACTGCACCATCATTACGCTGAGCATAGCCGAGGCTATGGAGCTTAAGAAAGATCTGGAGGCTTTCGGACATCCACATGAGGTGACCTATTACAAGGCTCCTGAAATGATGGGTGTTTCATCCGATTCCAGGGTAATGATCGCTGTAGGTGTGGCTGATAAGCCGAGCAATTCCTTTGATGCGATATGCAAAACAAAGGAAGAGTCCCTCATCCTGCGAGAGGAGGCCATGCACTGTGACACCTGGCAGGCGTGGTCTCGGGTCAAAGATCCTGCAGGCAAGGTTCCGAGTCTGGTGTTTGCCCTTGGTTGCAGTGCTGAACAATGTGCGAACGTTGTCACATGGGGGTTTGGAAGAACGGTTGAGATAAGACCTGGTAAGAACGGACAAAAGAAAAAGGTCAAGGTAGTGGCAGATAGAAACGCGATAACATTTCCAAAGATCATATTGTGTAGAACCTTTGAGAAAATGCTGGAAACAGCAAAAAGGCACAAACCTTTTAAAAAATCTTCTACAACCTTAAAATTGAATCCAGAATCTTGCCAAAAAGCCCCTATTAATTATATTATAGGGGGTTTATGGCAAAAAGTTGGACTGGTTTTAGACTGTTCGAAGTCCGAGTTGATCAAGAACCATCTTATCAACCGCTTCGATACTTTTGCAGAACAGAATGTTAACGGAACACAATACTTCCGGGTTGCTGTTCCAATAACTGACAAGATCATCGAGAATCATATTGCAGGCAAGATCACCATTGGTGCTTATTCCACAAGCAAGGAAGGAACTTGTAAGTGGATATGTTTCGATGTTGATGCCCACAGGAAAAAGGATGATACAGAAGAGGACGTAATTCAAAAGGAGATAAAGGCCGAGGATGACCTGCAGAACCTGACATCCTTCCTGGACCGTATGCAGCTAAAATACCTGGTAGAATCGTCTGGTTCTCCTCATTCGTACCATGTGTGGTTGTTCATAAAAGAGGTGGAGGTTGAGAAGGCCTACTACTTTGCCAATGCAATTGCCAAGGAGGCAGGTTTCGATGGAGAGGTGAATCCCAAACAAAGGACCTGGAACAGAAATAATCAGTATGGCAACCTTGTGAAGTTGCCTTTTGCATTACACAGAAAACACAACGTATTCTCCTCTATTCATGGATGGGAAGGTGAGACCATGGACATTGCTGTCTATGATATTTCAGATATTCAGATCCCCAAGACACGAAAGAACAGAAGCAGGTCAGTGAAACCTGTTAACGTAAAGCTCAACGGAGTAAGGCCATGCATCCTGGCAGCTCTTGAAAAGGACCTGTCCGGTGATCAGGGCAATAAGATGCGAGTGGCCATAGTTCGGGAGTTCTACAATTTTGGTATGACAGACAAGGAACAACTCGTCGATCTGTTCAAAGGTCAAGCAGATTTCAATCATGGAAAGACAGAGTATCATGTCACCAAAATCATCGAAAGAGAGTTCAATGTCTGGCCAAGGGAGACCCTGCTTGAAAGATGTCCTAAGTACATGAACTGTGAGAACTGCGATAGGTTCGATTGTAAGGAGGCACAATGA
- a CDS encoding site-specific DNA-methyltransferase, whose translation MQVITIPVGELKPFADNPKRHPENQMLALKKSLSEFGWTNPILVTADKMVVAGHARLQAALELGFTEVPVITLDLPYEKAVAYVIADNRLAELAETDTETLAKLLQEIAEIPDFDFEAIGYTLDDVDGLLESITPVEFTEDEPPEVPEEAVTVLGDIWELGTHKLLCGDSTDPEQVAKLMGEDRADLVFTDPPWNVNYGATKHPSWKQRSILNDAMGTEDFKEFMMASFSCMNQFSKDGCPTYVVMSAQEWGNMMLSLKENNYHWSSTIIWAKDRLVLSRKDYHTQYEPIWYGWKDGAPRLCQVEDRKQSDLWEFERPSASELHPTTKPVALVANAISNSTRQKGIVLDLFGGSGTTLIASHQLNRVCYGVELDPRYCDVIVQRYVNLTGNHELKRNGEDFTWEEKREAK comes from the coding sequence ATGCAAGTCATTACTATTCCCGTCGGCGAATTGAAACCTTTTGCCGACAACCCGAAACGACACCCTGAAAATCAGATGTTAGCACTTAAAAAGTCACTTTCCGAGTTCGGATGGACGAACCCCATCCTCGTCACAGCTGACAAGATGGTCGTAGCAGGCCACGCAAGGCTTCAGGCTGCCCTTGAGCTGGGCTTTACCGAGGTTCCCGTAATAACCCTCGACCTTCCATACGAGAAGGCTGTGGCCTACGTCATCGCCGATAACAGGCTGGCTGAGCTGGCAGAGACAGATACTGAAACATTGGCAAAACTGCTGCAGGAAATAGCAGAGATCCCGGACTTTGACTTCGAGGCCATCGGTTACACGTTGGATGATGTGGACGGTCTGCTTGAGTCGATAACACCTGTTGAGTTCACGGAGGATGAGCCACCGGAAGTCCCTGAGGAGGCTGTGACGGTTCTCGGGGATATCTGGGAGCTGGGCACCCACAAATTACTCTGTGGAGACAGCACCGACCCGGAACAGGTGGCCAAGCTCATGGGTGAGGATAGAGCCGATTTGGTATTCACTGACCCGCCCTGGAACGTGAACTACGGAGCAACAAAGCATCCTTCTTGGAAACAGCGTAGCATTCTCAACGATGCAATGGGAACAGAGGACTTCAAAGAGTTCATGATGGCAAGTTTCAGTTGCATGAACCAGTTCTCAAAGGATGGATGTCCGACCTACGTTGTGATGTCGGCCCAGGAATGGGGAAACATGATGCTATCCCTCAAAGAGAACAACTATCATTGGAGCAGCACGATCATCTGGGCCAAGGACAGACTTGTTCTCTCGAGGAAGGACTACCACACCCAGTACGAGCCCATATGGTACGGCTGGAAGGACGGAGCTCCACGGTTGTGCCAGGTAGAGGACAGAAAACAGTCCGATCTCTGGGAGTTTGAAAGGCCATCCGCATCCGAGCTTCACCCGACCACAAAGCCGGTGGCCCTTGTTGCAAATGCCATCAGCAACTCTACCCGACAAAAGGGGATTGTGCTGGACCTGTTCGGTGGCTCCGGTACGACACTAATTGCGTCACATCAGCTCAATCGCGTCTGTTACGGAGTTGAACTTGATCCTCGCTACTGCGATGTAATTGTTCAAAGATATGTCAACTTGACCGGCAACCATGAACTAAAACGAAATGGAGAGGACTTCACATGGGAAGAAAAAAGGGAAGCAAAATGA
- a CDS encoding DNA-packaging protein has translation MAESIALLPESERQKILSDLSDDEIQQLEYDWKFWARPNQLAPEDDWRYWLLLAGRGFGKSRCGGEWIRERVESGKARRIALVAPTAADARDTMVEGESGILSVCPPWNRPVYEPSKRRITWPNGAIALLFSAEEPDRLRGPQHDTAWCDEIAAWKYPEKTWDMLQFGLRLGDDPRAAITTTPRPIPLVKNILNDTSTHVTRGSTYENLSNLAPAFIDVIISRYEGTRLGRQELNAEILDDNPDALWTRQIIEDARVAKVPNLLRIVVGVDPAVTSNEASADTGIVVAAVDERGEYYVLGDYTIHATPKKWAQEIIAAYYKHSADRVIGEVNNGGELVEYTLRTIDPNVSYRSVRASRGKQTRAEPISALYEQGKVHHVGSFPALEDQMCDWVPGEGSSPDRVDALVWALSELSKSRYGPQKLNMSALIKTRPR, from the coding sequence ATGGCAGAATCAATAGCATTGCTGCCAGAGTCAGAGCGGCAGAAGATCCTGAGTGATCTTAGCGATGACGAGATCCAGCAGCTGGAATACGACTGGAAGTTCTGGGCCCGGCCCAACCAGCTCGCTCCTGAAGATGACTGGCGGTACTGGCTTTTGCTCGCTGGGAGAGGGTTCGGTAAAAGTCGCTGCGGGGGTGAATGGATCCGGGAAAGGGTAGAGTCAGGCAAGGCCCGCAGGATAGCTCTTGTAGCACCTACTGCAGCCGATGCCAGGGATACCATGGTGGAAGGAGAATCTGGCATACTGTCGGTCTGCCCTCCATGGAATCGACCTGTCTACGAGCCATCCAAACGCAGAATCACCTGGCCCAACGGTGCCATTGCTCTGCTTTTCAGCGCTGAAGAGCCGGACAGGTTGAGAGGTCCCCAGCACGACACTGCCTGGTGTGATGAAATTGCAGCCTGGAAGTACCCGGAAAAAACCTGGGACATGCTGCAGTTCGGTTTAAGGCTTGGAGATGATCCCAGAGCAGCCATCACTACAACACCCAGACCTATCCCGCTTGTCAAGAACATCCTGAACGATACCAGTACCCACGTAACAAGAGGATCCACCTACGAGAACCTGTCCAACCTGGCACCTGCCTTCATCGATGTGATCATTAGCAGGTACGAAGGGACCAGATTAGGAAGGCAGGAGCTCAACGCAGAGATACTGGACGATAACCCGGATGCACTCTGGACCCGACAGATAATAGAGGATGCCAGGGTGGCGAAAGTTCCCAATCTTCTGCGTATCGTGGTTGGTGTGGATCCAGCAGTCACATCCAATGAAGCTTCAGCTGACACCGGCATTGTTGTTGCAGCCGTGGATGAACGCGGAGAGTACTATGTCCTGGGGGATTACACTATCCATGCGACACCAAAGAAATGGGCACAGGAGATCATTGCAGCTTACTACAAGCACTCTGCAGACAGGGTCATCGGAGAAGTGAACAACGGAGGTGAGCTCGTAGAGTATACTCTCCGGACGATCGATCCCAATGTTTCCTATAGATCAGTAAGGGCTAGCAGGGGAAAGCAGACCAGGGCCGAGCCTATCAGTGCTCTCTACGAGCAAGGCAAAGTGCACCACGTAGGATCCTTTCCAGCTCTCGAGGACCAGATGTGTGACTGGGTTCCAGGAGAAGGAAGTAGTCCGGATAGGGTGGATGCACTTGTATGGGCGTTGTCAGAGCTTAGCAAATCAAGGTACGGACCGCAGAAACTGAACATGTCAGCACTTATCAAAACAAGACCGAGGTAA
- a CDS encoding flavodoxin family protein, giving the protein MKTLVTYLSQTGNTKKIAEAIYDVITGEKDIKEIKDVSDFEGYDLVFVGSPVMEFNIPKKVTNFISKNVAGKNMAFFMTHAAPEGFEAIHSWTSTIEDFAASGNFLGTFECQGELAQPVMEMLEKSDDPEMRGFAAMVAPGKGQPDEAHVQKAREFAKEIQAKVQ; this is encoded by the coding sequence ATGAAAACATTAGTAACATATTTGTCACAGACAGGAAACACAAAGAAGATAGCTGAAGCGATTTATGATGTAATTACTGGCGAAAAGGACATTAAAGAAATCAAAGATGTAAGCGATTTTGAAGGCTACGATCTTGTATTTGTGGGTTCACCGGTAATGGAATTTAATATACCTAAAAAAGTTACAAATTTTATTTCAAAGAATGTAGCTGGTAAGAACATGGCATTCTTCATGACCCATGCTGCTCCTGAAGGATTTGAAGCCATACATTCATGGACCAGCACCATCGAGGATTTTGCAGCTAGCGGTAATTTCCTTGGTACATTCGAATGTCAGGGAGAGCTTGCACAGCCTGTTATGGAGATGCTCGAAAAGTCCGATGACCCAGAGATGAGAGGTTTTGCTGCAATGGTAGCTCCTGGTAAAGGACAACCTGACGAAGCTCATGTACAGAAGGCAAGGGAATTCGCAAAGGAAATTCAGGCAAAGGTCCAATGA